A single genomic interval of Nocardioides nitrophenolicus harbors:
- a CDS encoding replication-associated recombination protein A produces the protein MDDEPQLFDTPGSAAGFGAGSSGGSLADATHSSAPLAVRMRPRTLEELVGQEQLRAPGSPLRQLVEGDQSLSLLLWGPPGTGKTTIASIISQQTGRRFVEVSAVSAGVKEVRAAIDSARRQLVATGEETVLFVDEVHRFSKAQQDALLPGVENRWVTLVAATTENPSFSVISPLLSRSLLLRLQSLTDDDIAAVLDLAVADERGLDGELVLEDAARDHIVRLAGGDARRSLTYLEAAAGAARSKGSRTIDVETAETAADQAAVRYDRDGDQHYDVVSAFIKSVRGSDADAALHYLARMIEAGEDPRFIARRLMILASEDIGLADPTALSTAVAAAQTVQLIGMPEAQLTLAHATIALAVAPKSNAVTTAIFEAIGDVRAGKIGQVPPHLRDAHYAGAKSLGHGQGYVYSHDAPYGVAEQQYAPDVVLDAAYYRPTELGAEAAVKQRWERVRRIIRGRASK, from the coding sequence GTGGATGACGAGCCCCAGCTGTTCGACACCCCGGGCTCGGCGGCCGGCTTCGGTGCGGGGAGCTCGGGCGGCTCGCTGGCCGACGCCACGCACTCCTCGGCGCCGCTGGCGGTGCGGATGCGTCCGCGCACGCTCGAGGAGCTGGTCGGCCAGGAGCAGCTGCGGGCCCCGGGCTCGCCGCTGCGGCAGCTGGTCGAGGGGGACCAGTCGTTGTCGCTCCTGCTGTGGGGGCCGCCCGGCACGGGCAAGACCACCATCGCCTCGATCATCAGCCAGCAGACCGGTCGGCGCTTCGTCGAGGTCTCGGCGGTGTCCGCCGGGGTCAAGGAGGTGCGGGCCGCGATCGACTCCGCGCGCCGCCAGCTGGTGGCGACGGGCGAGGAGACCGTCCTCTTCGTCGACGAGGTGCACCGGTTCAGCAAGGCCCAGCAGGACGCGCTGCTGCCGGGCGTCGAGAACCGGTGGGTGACGCTGGTCGCGGCGACCACCGAGAACCCGTCGTTCAGCGTGATCTCGCCGCTGCTCTCCCGCAGCCTGCTGCTGCGGCTGCAGTCGCTGACCGACGACGACATCGCGGCGGTGCTCGACCTGGCCGTGGCCGACGAGCGGGGGCTCGACGGCGAGCTGGTGCTCGAGGACGCCGCCCGCGACCACATCGTGCGCCTCGCCGGGGGCGACGCCCGGCGTTCGCTGACCTATCTGGAGGCCGCGGCGGGCGCCGCCCGCAGCAAGGGCAGCCGCACCATCGACGTCGAGACCGCCGAGACGGCGGCCGACCAGGCGGCGGTGCGCTACGACCGCGACGGCGACCAGCACTACGACGTGGTGAGCGCCTTCATCAAGTCGGTGCGCGGCTCCGACGCCGACGCCGCGCTGCACTATCTCGCCCGGATGATCGAGGCGGGGGAGGACCCCCGCTTCATCGCCCGCCGGCTGATGATCCTCGCCAGCGAGGACATCGGTCTGGCGGACCCCACCGCGCTGAGCACCGCCGTGGCCGCCGCGCAGACGGTGCAGCTGATCGGCATGCCCGAGGCCCAGCTGACCTTGGCCCACGCGACCATCGCGCTGGCGGTGGCGCCGAAGTCCAATGCCGTCACCACCGCGATCTTCGAGGCGATCGGCGACGTCCGGGCCGGCAAGATCGGCCAGGTGCCGCCCCATCTGCGCGACGCCCACTACGCCGGTGCGAAGTCGCTGGGCCACGGACAGGGCTACGTCTACAGCCACGACGCGCCCTACGGCGTCGCCGAGCAGCAGTACGCGCCCGACGTGGTCCTGGACGCGGCCTACTACCGGCCGACCGAGCTCGGCGCCGAGGCCGCGGTCAAGCAGCGGTGGGAGCGGGTACGCCGGATCATCCGTGGGCGGGCGAGCAAGTAG
- a CDS encoding DUF6167 family protein — MKAGVWFAAGAAAGVYGMVRVRRLAEAFTPDGMRDRIGAAVLGARMFGEEVARGQAAAEIHLRQRFDGADAGPPQLMNPQSSKEGTR, encoded by the coding sequence GTGAAGGCCGGCGTCTGGTTCGCGGCGGGAGCCGCCGCCGGCGTCTACGGCATGGTCCGGGTACGCCGCCTCGCCGAGGCGTTCACGCCCGACGGCATGCGCGACCGGATCGGCGCGGCCGTCCTCGGCGCGCGGATGTTCGGCGAGGAGGTCGCCCGCGGCCAGGCCGCGGCCGAAATCCACTTGCGACAGCGCTTCGACGGCGCGGACGCTGGTCCGCCCCAACTCATGAATCCCCAGTCCAGCAAGGAAGGCACCCGTTGA
- the alaS gene encoding alanine--tRNA ligase — protein MSSAEIRNRFLAHFENRGHTVVPSASLLLDDPNLLFVNAGMVPFKPYFLGQETPPFQRATSVQKCVRTLDIEEVGKTTRHGTFFQMNGNFSFGDYFKEGAVRFAWELITNAQADGGFGFDPDRIWVTVLPEDDEAREAWKRIAGLPDERIQPRGLKDNYWNMGVPGPGGPCSEIYIDRGAEFGPDGGPEADEDRFLEIWNLVFMQEELSAVRAKDDFDIAGPLPSKNIDTGMGLERVAYLLQGKHNMYEIDTVFPVIEKAMDLSGKRYGAPGADGHVDDVRFRVVADHVRSSLMLIGDGVTPGNEGRGYVLRRLLRRAVRNMRLLGYQDPALPELLPVSRDRMGESYPELVSGWDRIAQVAYAEEEAFRKTLQAGTQIFDLAAGEVKQSGASTIPGEKAFALHDTYGFPIDLTLEMAAEAGLNVDESGFRQLMAEQRERAKADARAKKGQHADTAVYRDILDANGPTEWLAYETLETESRPLALLREGAAVPVLAGGEIGELVLDRTPFYAESGGQVADAGVIEFEGGALEVLDVQRPVRGLVVHQVRVVDGELPADARLLHAKVDPQWRIGARQAHSGTHIVHAALREVLGPTALQSGSYNRPGYLRLDFGWLNALSPDQVREIEQVSNNALRADLPVGWQYMTLGEAKDWGAIALFGETYDDQKVRVVEIGGPWSRELCGGTHVDHSSQVGTIVVTSEASVGSGNRRIEALTGVEGFDYLARERDVVGQLSTLLKTQPGDLVGRVGDLVERLKQTEKEIERIRLQQLLAGGAALAEGAQVVNGVRLVAQRLDGASGGDVRTLATDVRARLAGDAPAVVVLVGAADGKAAIVAALNDAAQARGLAAGDLVRAAAPFLDGKGGGKADLAQGGGTDVSRIDEALAAVTAAVARG, from the coding sequence CTGAGCAGCGCGGAGATCCGCAACCGGTTCCTCGCCCACTTCGAGAACCGCGGCCACACCGTCGTACCGTCGGCCTCGCTGCTGCTCGACGACCCCAACCTGCTCTTCGTCAACGCCGGAATGGTGCCGTTCAAGCCCTACTTCCTGGGCCAGGAGACGCCGCCCTTCCAGCGGGCGACCAGCGTGCAGAAGTGCGTGCGGACCCTCGACATCGAGGAGGTCGGCAAGACCACCCGCCACGGCACCTTCTTCCAGATGAACGGCAACTTCTCCTTCGGCGACTACTTCAAGGAGGGCGCGGTCCGGTTCGCCTGGGAGCTGATAACCAACGCCCAGGCCGACGGCGGCTTCGGCTTCGACCCCGACCGGATCTGGGTCACGGTGCTGCCCGAGGACGACGAGGCACGCGAGGCGTGGAAGCGGATCGCGGGCCTGCCCGACGAGCGGATCCAGCCGCGCGGGCTGAAGGACAACTACTGGAACATGGGCGTGCCCGGTCCCGGTGGTCCCTGCAGCGAGATCTACATCGACCGGGGGGCCGAGTTCGGGCCCGACGGCGGCCCCGAGGCCGACGAGGACCGGTTCCTGGAGATCTGGAACCTGGTCTTCATGCAGGAGGAGCTCAGCGCCGTCCGGGCGAAGGACGACTTCGACATCGCGGGCCCGCTGCCGAGCAAGAACATCGACACCGGCATGGGCCTGGAGCGGGTCGCGTACCTGCTCCAGGGCAAGCACAACATGTACGAGATCGACACGGTCTTCCCCGTGATCGAGAAGGCGATGGACCTCTCCGGCAAGAGGTACGGCGCGCCCGGGGCCGACGGCCACGTCGACGACGTGCGCTTCCGCGTGGTCGCCGACCACGTCCGCAGCTCGCTGATGCTGATCGGCGACGGCGTCACCCCCGGCAACGAGGGCCGCGGCTACGTCCTGCGCCGGCTGCTGCGCCGCGCGGTGCGCAACATGCGGCTGCTCGGCTACCAGGACCCGGCGCTGCCCGAGCTGCTGCCGGTCTCGCGCGACAGGATGGGGGAGAGCTACCCCGAGCTGGTCTCCGGCTGGGACCGGATCGCCCAGGTCGCGTACGCCGAGGAGGAGGCCTTCCGCAAGACCCTCCAGGCCGGCACCCAGATCTTCGACCTCGCGGCGGGCGAGGTGAAGCAGTCCGGCGCGAGCACCATCCCGGGCGAGAAGGCGTTCGCGCTCCACGACACCTACGGCTTCCCGATCGACCTCACTCTCGAGATGGCGGCCGAGGCCGGGCTGAACGTCGACGAGTCCGGCTTCCGGCAGCTGATGGCCGAGCAGCGCGAGCGGGCCAAGGCCGACGCGCGCGCGAAGAAGGGCCAGCACGCCGACACCGCCGTCTACCGCGACATCCTCGACGCCAACGGCCCGACCGAGTGGCTCGCCTACGAGACCCTCGAGACCGAGTCCCGGCCGCTGGCGCTGCTGCGCGAGGGCGCGGCCGTGCCGGTGCTCGCCGGGGGTGAGATCGGCGAGCTGGTCCTCGACCGCACCCCGTTCTACGCCGAGTCCGGCGGCCAGGTCGCCGACGCCGGCGTGATCGAGTTCGAGGGCGGCGCCCTGGAGGTGCTCGACGTCCAGCGGCCGGTGCGCGGCCTGGTCGTCCACCAGGTCCGGGTCGTCGACGGCGAGCTGCCGGCCGACGCGCGGCTGCTGCACGCGAAGGTCGACCCGCAGTGGCGCATCGGCGCCCGCCAGGCGCACTCCGGCACCCACATCGTGCATGCCGCGCTGCGCGAGGTGCTCGGGCCGACCGCGCTGCAGTCCGGCTCCTACAACCGCCCGGGCTACCTCCGTCTCGACTTCGGCTGGCTCAACGCCCTCTCGCCGGACCAGGTCCGCGAGATCGAGCAGGTCTCCAACAACGCGCTGCGCGCCGACCTGCCCGTCGGCTGGCAGTACATGACCCTCGGCGAGGCCAAGGACTGGGGCGCGATCGCCCTCTTCGGCGAGACGTACGACGACCAGAAGGTCCGCGTGGTCGAGATCGGCGGTCCGTGGTCGCGTGAGCTGTGCGGTGGCACCCACGTCGACCACTCCAGCCAGGTCGGCACCATCGTGGTCACCAGCGAGGCGTCGGTCGGCTCCGGCAACCGCCGGATCGAGGCGCTCACCGGTGTCGAGGGCTTCGACTACCTCGCCCGTGAGCGCGACGTCGTCGGCCAGCTGTCCACGCTGCTCAAGACCCAGCCCGGCGACCTCGTCGGCCGGGTCGGCGACCTCGTGGAGCGGCTCAAGCAGACGGAGAAGGAGATCGAGAGGATCCGGCTCCAGCAGCTGCTCGCCGGAGGTGCCGCCCTCGCCGAGGGTGCGCAGGTGGTCAACGGGGTGCGCCTGGTCGCCCAGCGTCTCGACGGCGCCTCGGGTGGCGACGTCCGCACCCTCGCCACCGACGTGCGCGCCCGGCTCGCCGGCGACGCTCCGGCGGTCGTCGTCCTGGTCGGCGCGGCCGACGGCAAGGCCGCGATCGTGGCGGCGCTCAACGACGCGGCCCAGGCCCGTGGCCTCGCGGCCGGCGACCTGGTCCGCGCGGCGGCGCCCTTCCTCGACGGCAAGGGCGGCGGCAAGGCCGACCTGGCCCAGGGCGGCGGCACGGACGTATCCCGGATCGACGAGGCGCTCGCCGCCGTCACCGCCGCGGTGGCGCGGGGCTGA
- the ruvX gene encoding Holliday junction resolvase RuvX, producing the protein MRHGVRLGVDPGDARIGVARSDPSGMLATPVETVRRGNGDLRRIHRILAEENAVEVVMGLPRSLGGGEGPAALKTREFAVRLARRIAPVPVRLVDERLTTVTAEAMLRDQRKGAKRRAVVDQVAAVVILQQALDAERATGNPPGELVTPTHEETHD; encoded by the coding sequence ATGAGGCACGGCGTGCGCCTCGGCGTCGACCCGGGAGACGCCCGGATCGGCGTCGCCCGCAGCGACCCCTCCGGGATGCTCGCCACCCCGGTCGAGACGGTGCGCCGCGGCAACGGCGACCTGCGCCGGATCCACCGGATCCTCGCCGAGGAGAACGCCGTCGAGGTCGTGATGGGCCTGCCCCGCTCGCTGGGCGGCGGCGAGGGCCCGGCGGCGCTGAAGACCCGCGAGTTCGCCGTACGCCTGGCGCGGCGGATCGCTCCGGTCCCGGTGCGCCTCGTCGACGAGCGGCTCACCACGGTGACCGCGGAGGCTATGCTGCGCGACCAGCGCAAGGGAGCGAAGCGCCGAGCCGTGGTCGACCAGGTCGCGGCCGTCGTCATCCTCCAGCAGGCGCTGGACGCAGAACGCGCGACCGGCAACCCTCCGGGCGAGCTGGTGACCCCCACGCACGAGGAGACCCATGACTGA
- the mltG gene encoding endolytic transglycosylase MltG encodes MTEPHPEQVEATGHDLLPGTPAGGRRRAEKRRRGGCLPMLLVVLVFCAIVAWFARGAIADVKDMFAGPEDYAGPGSGEVTFVIDPGQSVSSMGAELEDLGVVKSSDAFVDAAAKDGRSTKIQAGTYLLKSRMKAADVVTILVDPSQMSQETVTIPEGKRTSDIVKILAKNTDFKAKQFQAVLADPAALGLPASAEGNPEGYLFPATYTITPADTPQSILAAMVAKGQSVMTELGLDAQAEQVGLTAHEVLTVASMLEFEANRTEDYPKVARAIYNRLDIDMALQSDATVAYANGLSGEVWTTSEQRDIDSPYNTYKHTGLPPGPIGNPGKATIDAALHPADGPWLYWVVVNLKTGETVFSTTLAEHNAATERLREYCKTSDAC; translated from the coding sequence ATGACTGAGCCGCACCCCGAGCAGGTCGAGGCCACGGGTCACGACCTGCTCCCCGGTACGCCCGCCGGCGGTCGCCGTCGCGCGGAGAAGCGCCGTCGGGGCGGCTGTCTGCCGATGCTGCTGGTGGTGCTCGTCTTCTGTGCCATCGTCGCCTGGTTCGCCCGGGGCGCGATCGCCGACGTCAAGGACATGTTCGCGGGGCCCGAGGACTACGCCGGTCCCGGCAGCGGCGAGGTCACCTTCGTCATCGACCCCGGCCAGTCGGTCTCCTCGATGGGCGCCGAGCTCGAGGACCTCGGCGTGGTCAAGTCGTCCGACGCGTTCGTCGACGCCGCCGCCAAGGACGGCCGCTCCACCAAGATCCAGGCCGGCACCTACCTGCTCAAGAGCCGGATGAAGGCCGCCGACGTCGTCACCATCCTGGTCGACCCCTCGCAGATGTCGCAGGAGACGGTGACCATCCCGGAGGGCAAGCGCACCTCCGACATCGTGAAGATCCTGGCGAAGAACACCGACTTCAAGGCCAAGCAGTTCCAGGCGGTGCTCGCCGACCCGGCCGCGCTCGGCCTGCCGGCGTCCGCGGAGGGCAACCCGGAGGGCTACCTGTTCCCGGCGACGTACACCATCACGCCGGCCGACACCCCGCAGTCGATCCTGGCCGCGATGGTCGCCAAGGGACAGTCGGTGATGACCGAGCTCGGCCTGGACGCCCAGGCGGAGCAGGTCGGCCTCACCGCCCACGAGGTGCTGACCGTGGCGAGCATGCTGGAGTTCGAGGCCAACCGCACCGAGGACTACCCGAAGGTCGCCCGCGCGATCTACAACCGGCTCGACATCGACATGGCGCTGCAGTCCGACGCCACGGTCGCGTACGCCAACGGGCTCTCCGGTGAGGTCTGGACCACCTCCGAGCAGCGTGACATCGACTCGCCCTACAACACCTACAAGCACACCGGCCTGCCGCCGGGCCCGATCGGCAACCCCGGCAAGGCGACCATCGACGCGGCGCTCCACCCCGCCGACGGGCCGTGGCTGTACTGGGTCGTGGTCAACCTGAAGACCGGCGAGACCGTCTTCTCGACCACCCTGGCCGAGCACAACGCCGCGACCGAGCGGCTGCGTGAGTACTGCAAGACCTCCGACGCCTGCTGA
- a CDS encoding shikimate dehydrogenase, giving the protein MRCAVLGDPVAHSLSPTLHRAGYAALGLDASYDAVRVPAGELAGFVAGLGPEWRGLSVTAPLKREALALADEVSELAVLAGGANTLVRRGGRWYADNTDVPGAAAAIRERFAGPLTAATVLGGGATAASVGLALADLGLGAITVAARTPANAEEAVAAIRRHPRGPVVDVLPLAAVGAGGGVLVSTIPASAQTPDLVERVLPADVVFEVTYAEWPTPLVAAALDAGSTVVSGLDLLVHQAVLQFALFTGQDGPLDAMRSAGEAALAAR; this is encoded by the coding sequence ATGAGGTGCGCGGTCCTGGGGGACCCGGTCGCCCACTCGCTCTCGCCGACCCTGCACCGGGCCGGGTACGCCGCGCTCGGCCTCGACGCGTCGTACGACGCCGTGCGGGTGCCGGCGGGCGAGCTGGCCGGGTTCGTGGCCGGCCTCGGCCCCGAGTGGCGCGGCCTGTCGGTGACCGCGCCGCTCAAGCGGGAGGCGCTGGCGCTGGCCGACGAGGTCTCCGAGCTCGCCGTGCTGGCCGGGGGCGCGAACACGCTGGTCCGGCGGGGCGGGCGCTGGTACGCCGACAACACCGACGTCCCGGGCGCCGCCGCGGCGATCCGGGAGCGCTTCGCGGGGCCGCTGACCGCGGCCACCGTCCTCGGTGGTGGTGCGACGGCGGCCAGTGTCGGGCTCGCGCTCGCGGACCTCGGCCTCGGCGCGATCACGGTCGCCGCCCGCACCCCGGCGAACGCCGAGGAGGCGGTCGCGGCGATCCGCCGCCACCCGCGCGGCCCCGTCGTCGACGTGCTGCCGCTGGCCGCGGTCGGCGCCGGCGGTGGAGTGCTGGTCTCCACGATCCCGGCGAGTGCGCAGACGCCCGACCTGGTCGAGCGGGTGCTGCCGGCCGACGTGGTGTTCGAGGTGACCTACGCCGAGTGGCCCACGCCCCTGGTCGCCGCCGCGCTCGACGCGGGGAGCACGGTCGTCTCCGGGCTGGACCTGCTCGTCCACCAGGCCGTGCTCCAGTTCGCCCTGTTCACTGGTCAGGACGGACCACTCGACGCGATGCGCTCGGCGGGCGAAGCGGCCCTCGCGGCTCGGTAG
- a CDS encoding prepilin peptidase: MEWVPALVCALIGAALGLLVPWLVARCPEPEHDPDENPEDYPDHVPFARLAARPGLRWGSAVACGLAAGVLGLALGWGWALLWLLPLVPVCCALTVIDYVTWYLPSRLIQPAWLVTGVLVGVVAVIVGEPRVALWGLIGFVALGGYYGLMWLVSPRAMAGGDVRLGALLGIALGPFGAGVLIVSAVAAAVLAVLGLVPLRRNGTMIRRRVPYGPFLVLGALAAIVVGQVLSA, translated from the coding sequence ATGGAGTGGGTCCCGGCGCTGGTCTGCGCGCTGATCGGCGCGGCGCTGGGGCTGCTCGTCCCGTGGCTGGTCGCGCGCTGCCCCGAACCGGAGCACGATCCCGACGAGAACCCGGAGGACTACCCGGACCACGTGCCGTTCGCCCGGCTGGCCGCCCGGCCCGGGCTGCGGTGGGGGAGCGCCGTCGCGTGCGGGCTCGCGGCCGGCGTACTCGGGCTGGCGCTCGGCTGGGGCTGGGCGCTGCTGTGGCTGCTGCCGCTGGTCCCGGTCTGCTGCGCGCTGACCGTGATCGACTACGTCACCTGGTACCTCCCGTCCCGGCTGATCCAGCCGGCCTGGCTGGTGACCGGCGTCCTGGTGGGGGTGGTCGCCGTCATCGTCGGCGAGCCGCGGGTGGCGCTGTGGGGGCTGATCGGGTTCGTGGCGCTCGGGGGCTACTACGGCCTGATGTGGCTGGTGAGCCCGCGCGCCATGGCCGGTGGCGACGTACGCCTGGGCGCGCTGCTCGGCATCGCCCTCGGGCCGTTCGGCGCCGGCGTGCTGATCGTCTCGGCGGTCGCCGCCGCGGTGCTCGCGGTGCTGGGGCTGGTGCCGCTGCGGCGCAACGGCACGATGATCCGGCGGCGGGTGCCGTACGGGCCCTTCCTGGTGCTCGGGGCGCTCGCCGCGATCGTGGTGGGACAGGTCCTCAGCGCCTGA
- the aroC gene encoding chorismate synthase, with protein sequence MLRWLTAGESHGPSLVAILEGLPAHVEVTTDDISDSLARRRLGYGRGARMKFEADEVTITGGVRHGRTQGGPVAIQVGNTEWPKWETVMAADPVDPAVLEAQARNAPLTRPRPGHADLAGMQKYDFADARPILERASARETAARVALGRVASNFLEQATGARIVSHVLEIGGVRTPSRELPTPDDVVRLDADPVRCLDADGSKLMVERIDQAHKDGDTLGGVVEVVVHGLPPGLGSHVHWDRRLDARLAGALMGIQAIKGVEVGDGFELAATPGSLAHDEIVPTEDGLRRVSGRSGGTEGGMTTGEILRVRAAMKPIATVPRALRTVDLATGEEAVAHHQRSDVCAVPAAGIVAEAMVALVLAEAVLEKFGGDSVQETRRNVQSYLDTLRFR encoded by the coding sequence ATGTTGCGCTGGCTGACCGCGGGGGAGTCCCACGGCCCCTCCCTGGTCGCGATCCTCGAGGGCCTGCCGGCCCACGTCGAGGTCACGACCGATGACATCTCCGACTCGCTCGCCCGCCGCCGCCTCGGCTACGGCCGGGGCGCCCGGATGAAGTTCGAGGCCGACGAGGTCACCATCACCGGCGGCGTCCGCCACGGCCGCACCCAGGGCGGCCCGGTCGCGATCCAGGTCGGCAACACCGAGTGGCCGAAGTGGGAGACCGTGATGGCGGCCGACCCGGTCGACCCCGCCGTGCTGGAGGCGCAGGCGCGCAACGCCCCGCTCACCCGCCCCCGCCCCGGTCACGCCGACCTCGCGGGCATGCAGAAGTACGACTTCGCCGACGCCCGCCCGATCCTGGAGCGCGCCTCCGCCCGCGAGACGGCGGCCCGGGTCGCGCTCGGACGGGTCGCCAGCAACTTCCTGGAGCAGGCCACCGGCGCCCGGATCGTCAGCCACGTGCTCGAGATCGGCGGCGTCCGCACTCCCTCGCGCGAGCTCCCCACGCCCGACGACGTCGTGCGTCTCGACGCCGACCCGGTGCGCTGCCTCGACGCCGACGGCTCCAAGCTGATGGTCGAGCGGATCGACCAGGCCCACAAGGACGGCGACACCCTCGGCGGCGTGGTCGAGGTCGTGGTCCACGGGCTGCCGCCGGGCCTGGGCTCCCACGTGCACTGGGACCGCCGGCTCGACGCCCGCCTCGCCGGCGCGCTGATGGGCATCCAGGCGATCAAGGGCGTCGAGGTCGGCGACGGCTTCGAGCTCGCCGCGACGCCCGGCTCCCTCGCCCACGACGAGATCGTGCCCACCGAGGACGGCCTGCGCCGGGTATCGGGCCGCTCCGGCGGCACCGAGGGCGGCATGACCACCGGCGAGATCCTGCGGGTGCGGGCGGCGATGAAGCCGATCGCGACCGTCCCGCGCGCGCTGCGCACCGTCGACCTCGCCACCGGCGAGGAGGCGGTCGCCCACCACCAGCGCTCCGACGTCTGCGCGGTCCCCGCCGCCGGCATCGTCGCCGAGGCGATGGTGGCGCTGGTGCTGGCCGAGGCGGTGCTGGAGAAGTTCGGCGGCGACTCCGTGCAGGAGACCCGGCGCAACGTGCAGTCGTACCTCGACACGCTCCGGTTCAGGTGA
- a CDS encoding shikimate kinase — MTGPRAVLVGSMGAGKTTVGRLVAARLGVGFADTDAIVEERTGKSVQDIFVEDGEAAFRALERAVVAEALASYDGVLSLGGGAVLDPATRALLAAHPVVFLRVGLADAVKRVGLGTGRPLLLGNVRARVKQLLDERTPVYQGVARFTVDTDGREPAEITAEIVASLEGEPA; from the coding sequence GTGACCGGACCGCGGGCGGTCCTGGTCGGCTCGATGGGTGCCGGCAAGACCACGGTGGGGCGGCTCGTCGCCGCGCGGCTCGGCGTCGGGTTCGCCGACACCGACGCGATCGTGGAGGAGCGGACCGGCAAGAGCGTCCAGGACATCTTCGTCGAGGACGGCGAGGCGGCGTTCCGCGCGCTCGAGCGGGCCGTGGTCGCCGAGGCGCTCGCGTCGTACGACGGCGTGCTCTCGCTCGGCGGGGGCGCCGTGCTCGACCCGGCCACCCGGGCGCTGCTCGCCGCGCACCCCGTCGTCTTCCTGCGGGTCGGCCTCGCCGACGCGGTCAAGCGGGTCGGCCTCGGCACCGGGCGTCCCCTGCTGCTCGGCAACGTCCGGGCCCGGGTCAAGCAGCTGCTCGACGAGCGCACGCCGGTCTACCAGGGCGTCGCCAGGTTCACCGTCGATACCGACGGCCGCGAGCCCGCCGAGATCACCGCCGAGATCGTCGCCAGCCTCGAAGGGGAGCCCGCATGA
- the aroB gene encoding 3-dehydroquinate synthase, with protein sequence MSQPTVIPVPTAAPYDVVVGHGVLDRLRGLLPAGVQRVAIITPESLEDLLEPFEDLLDGLDVIVLQVPDGEEAKSWEVAAACWESLGEEGFTRSDAVVTLGGGATTDLGGFVAATWLRGVAVVHVPTTVLAMVDAAVGGKTGINTPAGKNLVGSFHEPAGVLCDLALLASLPRAEVVAGLGEVVKCGFIADPRILELVEATEPSDLTPDSPVLRELVERAIRVKAEVVAGDLRETGGVDGHPGREVLNYGHTLAHAIEKATDYSIRHGEAVALGCVYVAELAARAGSLAPDVVARHRAAFGRVGLPTSWNGADFDTLLATMRVDKKARGNQLRFVVLSELARPVVLAGPSEDDLRAAYDAISGGAS encoded by the coding sequence ATGAGCCAGCCGACCGTGATCCCGGTGCCGACCGCGGCGCCGTACGACGTCGTGGTGGGCCACGGCGTCCTCGACCGGCTCCGCGGCCTCCTGCCCGCGGGCGTCCAGCGGGTCGCGATCATCACGCCCGAGTCGCTGGAGGACCTGCTCGAGCCCTTCGAGGACCTGCTCGACGGTCTCGACGTGATCGTGCTCCAGGTCCCCGACGGCGAGGAGGCGAAGAGCTGGGAGGTCGCCGCGGCGTGCTGGGAGTCGCTCGGGGAGGAGGGCTTCACCCGCTCCGACGCCGTGGTGACGCTCGGCGGCGGCGCGACCACCGACTTGGGGGGCTTCGTCGCGGCCACCTGGCTGCGCGGGGTCGCCGTCGTGCACGTGCCGACCACGGTGCTCGCCATGGTCGACGCGGCGGTCGGCGGCAAGACCGGCATCAACACCCCCGCGGGCAAGAACCTGGTCGGCTCCTTCCACGAGCCGGCCGGCGTCCTGTGCGACCTCGCACTGCTGGCGTCGCTCCCGCGCGCCGAGGTCGTCGCCGGGCTCGGCGAGGTGGTGAAGTGCGGCTTCATCGCCGACCCGCGGATCCTCGAGCTGGTCGAGGCCACCGAGCCCTCCGACCTGACGCCCGACTCGCCGGTGCTGCGCGAGCTGGTCGAGCGCGCGATCCGGGTCAAGGCCGAGGTCGTCGCCGGTGACCTGCGCGAGACCGGCGGGGTCGACGGCCACCCCGGGCGCGAGGTGCTCAACTACGGCCACACCCTCGCCCACGCCATCGAGAAGGCCACCGACTACTCCATCCGCCACGGCGAGGCGGTCGCCCTGGGCTGCGTGTACGTCGCCGAGCTGGCCGCCCGCGCCGGCTCCCTGGCGCCCGACGTGGTGGCCCGCCACCGCGCCGCCTTCGGCCGGGTCGGGCTCCCGACGTCGTGGAACGGCGCCGACTTCGACACCCTGCTCGCCACGATGCGCGTCGACAAGAAGGCCCGCGGCAACCAGCTGCGCTTCGTCGTCCTCTCCGAGCTGGCCCGGCCGGTCGTGCTCGCCGGGCCGTCCGAGGACGACCTCAGGGCGGCGTACGACGCGATCTCGGGCGGTGCGTCGTGA
- a CDS encoding type II 3-dehydroquinate dehydratase, which translates to MSRRDVYVLNGPNLGRLGRRQPEIYGTTTHFDLQNELMPRWGKELGLKIHFSQTNHEGELLDWLNNAADKAWPVVLNAGAWTHYSYALYDACAQLTAPLVEVHISAPSKRPEEFRHTSVVTPHAAKVIEGQGIDGYRQALEFIAARGAQ; encoded by the coding sequence GTGAGCCGCCGCGACGTCTACGTCCTCAACGGCCCCAACCTGGGCCGCCTCGGCAGGCGCCAGCCGGAGATCTACGGCACCACCACCCACTTCGACCTGCAGAACGAGCTGATGCCGCGGTGGGGCAAGGAGCTCGGGCTCAAGATCCACTTCTCGCAGACCAACCACGAGGGCGAGCTGCTCGACTGGCTCAACAACGCCGCCGACAAGGCCTGGCCTGTCGTGCTCAACGCGGGTGCCTGGACCCACTACTCCTACGCGCTCTACGACGCCTGCGCCCAGCTCACCGCGCCGCTCGTCGAGGTCCACATCAGCGCGCCGTCGAAGCGGCCCGAGGAGTTCCGGCACACCTCGGTGGTCACGCCGCACGCCGCCAAGGTGATCGAGGGCCAGGGCATCGACGGCTACCGGCAGGCGCTCGAATTCATCGCGGCGCGGGGCGCCCAGTAG